CAAGGATGCAGTCGAACGTGCTCCGTTTTCTGGAATGATATCTGCTGGAGGACCCTCAATTTATCAATCAGGCCAAGGATGCGGAGTCTGCTACCAAGTCGGTTTTTGTTACTCGTATAGACATTTATTAAGTAACCACTCTCTTAATAGACCGTCTCACGTAATAATAAATATGGAGCAGTCTCGCATGAAATTTTTATTAGTCCATCTAATTAGTGATAACTTAGTATTCATTAATATTTGCTCCGAAATAATTAgctaatacggagtattattgtAACACCGTCTTCTCTAATACGATTGTTTTTGTTGTGCTTGAATTAAATAGGTGAAATGTACAGGACATAGAGCATGCTCAGGAAATATagtgacaataacaataacagATGAGTGTCCAGGATGCACCTCTGAAGCAATACATTTTGATCTTAGTGGCGCTGCTTTCGGAGCTTTAGCTAAACCCAGGCTTGATGATCAATTGCGAAATGCCGGAGTTCTTCAAGTCCAATATAGAATGTATATTATACTAcatcctttatttcatttctatacggtTTTTACTATCGTCTGTGATATCAGTCTAACACCGAATTATCAAGATTTTTAGTTACTACGTCAACATTTCACCGTATTTTTTATGGAATATTAATTGCATTTAACGAGATTATATTAAGTTGTGTTGAGTAATACTGCTACCGATACCCAAACCGAAATATAACACTACAAATGCTACGATATAAGGAGCGACAAAATTGTTAAAACCTAACATGTGCTACGTTATTTGTTTAAATAGTTACTCTTTTGTTAGATGACTTAGATCGTACGCGTAAATTGGGTAAAACGGATCTATTAATACAAATCCCATAACCCATTTGTTTAAAAAATAGTAGTTATTAAAATATCCGTTTTTATAAATTTCTTGTATAAAGTCGCCTAGACTGAATATGATAACCTCATAATACATGCATGGAACAGGGTAAAGTGTAACTATCCAGGAGTGACGGTGGCGGTAAGTGTGGACCCGGGTTCAAACCCGTACTACTTTGCAGCAACAATAGAGTATGAAGATGGAACGGGCATTGCAAAAGTGGAGCTCCGATCCCAATTAAGTGGATGGATAAACATGTTCGAATCTTGGGGCGCAACTTGGGCCTTAAATGCGGGCTATGTACTTTAGGCTCACCGAAAAGGGGTCCGGAAATACTTTGGTCTTAAATGACGTCATTCCTTATGGGTGGCAAGCTGGCCAAACTTATAGGTCTCATGTTAATTTTAATTCGTAATTTATTACGATAATTTTATCAAGATAATTAGTGCTAATCGTGTCTAATTGTGGTCGTCTAGTGAATTATGAAATTAATCAAGAAACATATGGTTATGGACTATATTCAAAGCCCAAAGTTATGTAATGGGTAGTGCATGTGCTTTTATGAGTTTTATCAATGTTGAAAATATCACTCTATTAATAAAGGATGTGAAGTAGCTTACAAATGTGATACGCATTATTCATATGGGAAGGAATGAACTTTGATCTCAAATTTGCTTTCTTCTTAATAAACATCCATTAATAATGGCTTATAATGGACTCTCCTCCAAAAAAAATTGGAGTTCTATCTTTGCCTACAAAATTGAGTGGATAATAACTGAAAATATTTCGGCCAAATCTTTAAATCAAACATTTTAATTTTGTTGTAACTAATTGTAATATTTGGAGTGCCTAAAATACCCTTTGCCATTAGTTTGTTTAAAATTTAAAAATCAAGGGAGGAAATTCAAAATACTTGAATAATTTACCATTTTACCCCGGGCGTTACTCAAATTGAGTAACACCCGGTATCCCCATCTCATTTTCCAATACGTAATAATAAGTATCGACATTATCGGAGCATTACAAAGGGATGAGTACTTGTATAAAACCGCCTTGGCCTATAATGAAATCTTGGATtaataaggccctgttcttttggactgaaattgtctgaatcGAATCaactgaatcaatcgaatcgaatcaatcgaatcgaatggagtgaatcgaatcaatcgaatcgaatggaatgaatcaatcaatcgaatcgatctgaactaaatcgaatcgaatcgaactaataataaaaagattatattaataataataataatactaaatattataataaaaataataccaataataataataataataataataataataataataataataataataataaatattattataatattattcattaataataataatatattaatataatctaataataataatttaataagatatataaaaaataaaatagtaatataataataaatatagtaataataataatatattagtaatataaatgataacattattaataataataaaatatattaataataataactaaaaaataaataataatataataataataataggtctaatataataacttattaatataataatattaaatataataataataataataataaatatgtgattaataatattaataataatgagtatattaataaaataataaatataatattataacttattaatataataatattaaatatattatcaataatattaataataatgaatatattagtaaaataataaatataatataataataataataatgatgataataatgataataataataataataataaatatattaaatataaatataatagtataaacaatacgaattaattattaataaatataatagtaatataataaatataaaaataaaaataataataataataataataataataactacattataaaaaataataataatgatatcaataagaataataatagtaatgttgaaataaactaatatgaactgaatcgaatcaatcgatcGATCTCGAATCGattcgaatcgaatggagtgaatcgaatcgaatcgaatcgaatggagtttgaatcgaatcgaatgaatttattagaactgaaattaagtccaaaagaacagggcctaagtgtATTATTGTACTGAATTACCTGTCCCACTTTTATATCACATCTTGTATTCCATTACTTTAATATCTTGACACATCACACTTGAAATATTAAAAATGATAATATTATATATCAAAGTGCTAATGTGTCATTAGGAGAGGGGATGTGACACAAGATGAGACATGAAATGGAACAGAAGATCTGCTCTGGAATAATTCAGCCAAAGAAAAGTGTTAACATCCACGAGTCAATGAATCTCGGGTGAGGCGATTTTCTATTAATATTGTGTAAAACAAAGTTACAGTTGGAAAAATATAACCATATTATTTTAATTGAAAAAAAATTCCGGTTATGAAATATTTAATGTTTATTCAAATTCTTGTATAAAGTGACTTTACACAACAATTTGTACTATGAGTTATGACTTATGTGAGTATGCCAGAATTTGTTCTTCGATTGGTAGACTGTATGCAAAGTTTGCAGGTTACCACATATATCTAGAATCTCGATGatttatttgatgttttttttccCATTGTTAGGGATATGTCGAGATGTTTAACATAAATATTTAGGTATGATATATATTATTATACCATTCTGAATAAATTATGATATTCTAAAATATTCTAGAGCATTTCATATTATGTTAGATATATTATTCTAGGATCAATATATATTATTCTATATCATACCCTCATTTTCATTATACCGTACAAGGAAAAGGTACCTTTGCGACCAATCAATATTATTATATATCATATATTCATTACAATTTTGACTTTTTAAgaagggtttttctaacgtgtgccctaagggcacacattaataacccATATATGGTAAGTTTAGCAAtatattctcattaaatatggTAAAAATGAGAATATACTTGAGTATCTTAAATGAATTTGTTGTTAAACTTACCATATATgggttattaatgtgtgcccttagggcacacgttagaaaattTAATAGATTACTTGTGAATTTCAGTaggattatattatattatatattatattctTTTAATTCTTAAATAAATCAACTTCTAAGTCTAGCCAAAATATCTTTTCATATTCTCCTAAAAATATACATCCAAAATTAAGATATTTTCTCAAAAAATACAAAGTTAGATTTCCAtgaatttttttcattaaataaacaCCTTCCAAGAAAAAAATTATGGCATGATATATTCAATGTTTTTGACTATATGATTATTATTTTTCCAATAAAAATGTGAACACAAATTTTTGGAAACAATATTAACACACAATCCTTCTCATTTTCTTAGGAAAAAGGTGATGTATATGCTTAATTATCAATATGCTTATTTATGACATTATATCAACAAAATACATCCCGAAAAATCTTATTGAATTCTAGAAACTATATAAATTGGTGGTGTTGTTAACAATTCTCTTCAGTAATCTTAATTACATATTTACATTATACAACTTGAAATGGCTCTTAATTACTCTTTCTCAACAACTTTTTATATGTTATTAGCTTCCTTAGTTCTTTTAGAATGTTGTCAATGTTTCAACCCTAAACTTATGAATGTGACAATGTACGACCAAGTTATCGACGCCAATTGGGGTTTGGCTGGCGCTACATGGTACGGACCTCCTCGTGGTGCCGGAAGCGATGGTAAGAACTATAAAAAGACTAGCTAAGTAGTGATGGAGCGAGGGTTTACGTATAAAAAATTTGACtaaacttttatttattttaaatccCGGTTCGGTCACTCTAAATGAGATAGATGGTGCAtaatctttttatttttattttatttatagttGGACTAGTTAATTACAtaaattttatataatgattttatacaaaaactttaTTTCGTGAGTGCCATTGCGTATAGGTGGGGCTTGTGGTTATAGGGATGCAGTGGGGCATCCTCCATTTTCCGCAATGATATCTGCCGGAGGACCCTCAATTTATCAATCGGGTCAAGGATGTGGAGTTTGCTATCAAGTAAGTTTTTCGTTTTAGAAGACGAATTTATTAATAAAACATCATATGACACCTATAAAGAATATCTAACATTAAAAACATCATATGACACCTATAAAGaaaattactccctctgtcccggtcatttgttgtccttttttatttttgagtgcctcggttatttgttgtcctttctattttaagaatgaatttgataagtaatttgatcattcacactcaatttattccacttgtcatttagtaattggctccttccctttccttggtctacaaatgaccaggacggagggagtaaactTTAAAATAATTTCTTAATTATAACTATTCCAtaattattttgttttttgtgtgtTATGAATTGTATTGTATACAAGACTTTCTACTTATTTTCTTTTGTGTGTATCATTCAACTATATAGGTAAAATGCACAGGAAATTCAGCATGTTCAGGAAATCCAGTGACAGTAACAGTTACAGATGAATGTCCAGGTTGCACCTCGGAAGCATTCCATTTTGATCTTAGTGGCACTGCTTTCGGAGCCATGGCTAAACGCGGCATGGATGATCAGTTGCGAAATGCCGGTGTTCTTAAAGTGCAATTTAGCAAGTAACTACCGCTCTTTCACTTTTTGACATGTCTTCTATAAAAAGATCTTACATTATAAATTATCGAATAATCTTCCATTAAACACAAATTCTCTTTTACAAAGGGTATTTAAGTAATCGTGAGACAATGTCATATACTCACTGTAAGACTGTTTTATGCAAGAATTTGTGACAATTACTTTTATGCTTATTATTTAATCTGTATGTTGCAGGGTAGGGTGCAACTATCCAGGGGTGACAGTGGCGGTAAGTGTGGACCCAGGGTCGAACCCGTACTACTTTGCATCAACAATAGAGTTTGAAGATGGAAAGGGTATTGCAAAAGTAGAGGTACAACCACAATCAAAAGGATGGATGAACATGTTTGAATCTCATGGTGCAACTTGGGCAATTAATCCAGGCTATGTTCTTCAAGCACCCCTTTCTCTTAGGCTCACCGAAAAGGAGACTGGACGTACCTTAGTGTTGGATCGTGTTATTCCGGTCGGATGGAAACCCGGCCAGACATATCGATCTCGGGTTAATTTTCACTAATCATAATTTACTTTGTGGAGTAATTCACAAATTCTCGTGGGAGTTTGATATGTACAAGTGTACAACCACATGTAATAATTATCCTaaagtaaattaaaaattacttctttttaaaattcagttttttaaaattactcccttataagATTTAAGATTCTTACTTCTATACCCTCGATTAGTATATACTTTACCAAATATCATACGATAGGTCATGAATTCGATACCATTTTGATACCAACTTTGACAAGAGTATATATTTCACCATCTACATATGTTGATGATATATAGAGACATGGAGTCCTAAATTGTACAAATATTACAATATCAAAAGCTTACATAATTATGAAATTTTCATTAACCTACTGTTGTTACAAGTTACAACACTAAACTACCAATTACCAATGTTGTCGACAAAATGAGCTCATGAATCATGTATCATCCATAAAAAATGTATCCATGAACAACCGAGGCAGGCAAAGAACGATGTTAGACagagtcaacaacaacaacaacatcattacgaatactatcctacaaccagttatataatagcattgtacaaccgcctcaaagttgttgagctcttacacaaaagttgttgagctattttacatgtcctttatgagatCAATATATTTTTGAGACACAATGTGAAACGCAGGATTGAGACGACTTGCAAAACTCAAATAGCGATGTTAGATAGAGTAGACTGAGAAAATTGTGGTAGATAAATTTAACTCGAGTCCTGCAAATCAATCCGACATTCGAATCCATAGTTAAAGTTACAAAACACAAATAGCGATCGATGCTAAAAAGTAAAAACTGTTGCCAAAAATCACCCATCTTATACTTAAAACTAACCTATGCTGGGATCTAATCTGTTCCGGACTTCCGGGTGCATTGAAGTGACCCCGAAACGCCAAAATCCATCACCACTGTCTCTCATAAGAGAGGAGTTGAAACTCCAGGAAACAAAACCTTTGAAAGCCTTGAGAATCTAAGACATGGACAAGCTGTTTGATCAAACAGCAGCACAGAGGCTACATACACAGGTGATTCGTGTATACGATGCCCTATTAAATGTAAAGCGCCTACGTACACAAGTAGAATCGGttctatcactcacacttatatACATGGACCGATCCAAAAGTAATTCATACTGCTCATTGATTATCgtacaacaataatcaatgacTTTTGAGCTTGAGAAGTCAATGTCACTAAGCACAAATCATTCGGAAGACGCTTCTTGGTAACCATGGGGATCCACAATTTTTCTCTGGTTTGGAGCCTCCTTGATAAAACAGTTCATTAGCATCATATC
This sequence is a window from Silene latifolia isolate original U9 population chromosome 8, ASM4854445v1, whole genome shotgun sequence. Protein-coding genes within it:
- the LOC141594234 gene encoding putative expansin-B2, whose amino-acid sequence is MALNYSFSTTFYMLLASLVLLECCQCFNPKLMNVTMYDQVIDANWGLAGATWYGPPRGAGSDGGACGYRDAVGHPPFSAMISAGGPSIYQSGQGCGVCYQVKCTGNSACSGNPVTVTVTDECPGCTSEAFHFDLSGTAFGAMAKRGMDDQLRNAGVLKVQFSKVGCNYPGVTVAVSVDPGSNPYYFASTIEFEDGKGIAKVEVQPQSKGWMNMFESHGATWAINPGYVLQAPLSLRLTEKETGRTLVLDRVIPVGWKPGQTYRSRVNFH